Proteins found in one Microbacterium sp. SSM24 genomic segment:
- a CDS encoding ABC transporter permease, which translates to MTDAAPRRGGVRALWAGNPQSVVQRGLIAARSSSWIVVLSGFFEPVFYLASMGIGLGSIIGDVETSGGVEVSYAAFIAPALLAVSAMNGAIYDSTWNVFFKLNYGKLYEGMLATSLGPLDVALGEILYALLRGLLYATGFMIIMQALGLNLAWTAILAIPAVLLIAFGFASVGMAITSYMKTFQHMDWINFALLPMFLFSATLYPITVYPEWIQHIIMAFPLWHGVELVRGLTTGILSPDMWWHVLYFVVMIAIGLVFTTKRLRALFLD; encoded by the coding sequence ATGACGGATGCCGCCCCCCGCCGCGGCGGCGTGCGCGCCCTGTGGGCCGGCAACCCGCAGTCCGTGGTGCAGCGCGGCCTGATCGCGGCGCGCTCGTCGAGCTGGATCGTGGTGCTCTCCGGCTTCTTCGAGCCGGTGTTCTATCTCGCGTCGATGGGCATCGGGCTCGGCTCGATCATCGGCGACGTCGAGACGTCGGGTGGTGTCGAGGTGTCGTACGCCGCGTTCATCGCGCCGGCGCTGCTGGCCGTGTCGGCGATGAACGGCGCGATCTACGACTCCACGTGGAACGTCTTCTTCAAGCTCAACTACGGCAAGCTCTACGAGGGCATGCTCGCCACCTCGCTCGGACCGCTCGACGTGGCACTGGGTGAGATCCTCTACGCGCTGCTGCGCGGACTGCTCTACGCGACCGGGTTCATGATCATCATGCAGGCGCTCGGGCTGAACCTCGCGTGGACCGCGATCCTCGCGATCCCGGCCGTGCTGCTCATCGCGTTCGGCTTCGCGAGCGTGGGCATGGCGATCACCAGCTACATGAAGACCTTCCAGCACATGGACTGGATCAACTTCGCGCTTTTGCCAATGTTCCTCTTCTCGGCCACGCTGTACCCGATCACGGTCTACCCGGAGTGGATCCAGCACATCATCATGGCCTTCCCGCTGTGGCACGGCGTCGAGCTCGTGCGTGGCCTGACGACCGGCATCCTGTCGCCCGACATGTGGTGGCACGTGCTCTACTTCGTGGTGATGATCGCCATCGGCCTGGTCTTCACGACCAAGCGCCTGCGTGCGCTCTTCCTCGACTGA